Proteins encoded within one genomic window of Hermetia illucens chromosome 2, iHerIll2.2.curated.20191125, whole genome shotgun sequence:
- the LOC119647422 gene encoding RNA-binding protein lark, which yields MPGAGTFKLFIGNLDDKTQASELRPLFEKYGTVIECDVVKNYGFVHMENEQQGRDAIQNLNGYVLNDNPIKVEAAKSRRAPNTPTTKIFVGNLTDKTRAPEVRELFQKYGTVVECDIVRNYGFVHLDCIGDVQDVIKELNGRVVDGQPLKVQVSTSRVRPKPGMGDPEQCYRCGRSGHWSKECPRLMFGERGYRDRMYGRDPYPPPPPPPPFLRERIMDGFRDYDYYDRRYDDGRDLFERRYSSSRMRDPFPPPPMARREPMPLPPPLGGSGLRSSSSLSRGYDSMFSRRSPPPRSSNGLSRYSGYEDFSRDSFDDRRPGLRGASPPGRRYAPY from the exons ATGCCGGGCGCTGGAACATTTAAGCTCTTCATCGGAaatctcgacgataaaacacagGCCAGCGAACTACGTCCGCTATTCGAAAAATACGGGACGGTTATCGAGTGCGACGTTGTGAAAAACTATGGTTTCGTTCATATGGAAAACGAGCAGCAGGGTCGCGATGCTATACAAAACTTAAACGGTTACGTTCTCAATGATAACCCGATTAAGGTGGAAGCGGCCAAAAGTCGACGGGCACCGAACACACCGACTACAAAAATTTTCGTTGGCAATCTAACGGACAAAACCCGAGCGCCTGAAGTTCGGGAACTCTTTCAAAAATATGGTACCGTGGTCGAATGTGACATTGTCCGTAACTATGGATTCGTTCATCTGGATTGTATCGGCGACGTGCAAGATGTTATAAAAGAATTGAATGGACGTGTGGTCGATGGTCAACCGTTAAAAGTTCAAGTGTCGACGAGTCGTGTACGACCGAAGCCGGGTATGGGCGATCCAGAACAGTGCTATCGTTGCGGTCGTTCGgggcattggtccaaggaatgTCCACGTCTAATGTTTGGCGAACGCGGCTATAGAGATCGTATGTATGGACGGGATCCGTATCCGCCGCCTCCGCCACCACCGCCGTTTCTACGCGAAAGGATTATGGATGGTTTTAGG GATTATGATTACTATGATCGCCGATATGATGACGGTCGTGATTTGTTCGAAAGGCGCTACTCGAGTTCGCGTATGCGCGACCCATTCCCGCCACCACCAATGGCACGACGGGAACCAATGCCCCTACCTCCACCATTGGGTGGTAGCGGGCTGAGAAGCAGCAGTAGTTTGAGTCGAGGCTATGACTCAATGTTCAGCCGTAGATCACCGCCACCACGCAGCAGCAACGGTCTCAGCAGATATTC